The window GTTAAACCGCGTTGACGGCTGTATCTCTCTTTTATCACGTCGTCTTAGCGTAAAGTCCGGGCGAATAAAACTATGTCGTTTAAAAGCAACTCTGGCTCTTCAAGGGAAGAGAAGTGCCCACCTCTAGGCATCTTGGTCCATCTGGTAATATTGTAAAGACGCTCGGCGTAGGAGCGTGGCGGCCATGGAAAGCTCTCAGCAGGAAACATCGCTGCAGCAGTTGGAACTTCAACACGAGGACGCTCTTTGGTGCCAAGAATACGGCCACCTTCCTCGCGTCGGCCATAGTAAATCCAGGTGGAGGTGTTAAAACTTCTGGTCGCCAGATACACCATGATATTGGTGAGCATACCGTCTTTGGAATGGGCACTTTCCACATCGTCGTTTTCAAGATCTGACCAGGCGTGAAATTTCTCAACAATCCAGGCGGCAACACCGACAGGACTATCCATCATGGCGTAGCTGAGGGTCTGTGGCTTGGTGGCCTGCTGGGTGCGGTAACCATCCTGTAAAACAACGCGCGGGCTGGTTTCACACTCGTGCGCCCACGCTTCTTCTTCCGGCGTCTGAGGGCCGTCAATGTGACGCATGGTCGGAAAACAGATATGGATACCATCGCAGTGTGCACCATGATCGTAACCGAGCCAGCTGGAGATCGCGGAACCCCAGTCAGCGCCGTGGGCAACATAGTTCTGGTAGCCAAGCACATCAACCATCAGGCTGTTGAGTACAGCAGCAATTTTGCGCGGCCCATAAGGCCGTGGTGGCCTTCCGGAGAAGCCGAAACCAGGCAGAGATGGAACGATGACATCAAAGGCGTCTGCGACATCGCCACCGAAACGCTCCGGGTGGGCAAGACGCTCGATAATCTCGACACTTTCAACAAACGATCCCGGCCAGCCATGGCTGATAAGCAGCGGGGTAGGGTTATCGCCACTACCTTTCTCGACGATGAAGTGCATATCGATGCCGTCAACAGGAGCTTTGAAATGGGAGAATTGGTTTATCGCTGCTTCCTGTTTTTTCCAGTCATACTCTTCAAGCCAATAAGAACACAGCTCTTTCATATAACCCAGATTGGTGCCATAATCCCAACCAGCCTCATCCGGCATTTCGTGCCAGGAGTAGTCGGCGACTTTTTTTCTGATATTGTCCAGGGTCTCTTGTGGAATATCTATGGTAAATGGCTTCATCATTATGTTCCTTTAAAAATCCTTTAGAGCGGTGTTTTCACAGCGCTCTAAAGGTAATTAGATAGTAATGTATTGAAATATTAGTATCTGTAGATCAGGGCTCGGTGCCCGCGGACCATGTATATGTTCAATCTTGTTACCAGATACGTTGTTTGACGAAGCGCAGGGTGTAGAGCGCAATCGGCATCAAAATCAGGTAGGCAACAAATATCGGCAGCATCATTGAACCCTCTGATGGAACAAAAGGAAGGTTCAGGTAGACTATCTGAATGATAGGCAGAATGAAAACATTCATAATCGCGAGTTCAACTGCAGCAGGGGATTTGAACTCAGGATCAACAATACGAAGAAGCAGCATACCCGAGGCGACGGTGCCGGTGTAGCAACCAAGTATCGCCAGGCCACGCTCAAAGCCATATTCCGGCATACGGCGGGCAAAGTACATGATGGCGAGGTAGGTCAGGGAACCGGCAACTATGACAGTGATGATGAATGGCACCAGGATCGCCTGAATATCACTCATCGAGATACCCAGAAATACGGCACAAATCATATAATCGATAGTGGAGCTGGTAATACGACGGGTGGTAGCCGGGTCGAGGATATGAATGTTGCCGATTTTATCCAGCGTCTTACGGGTGATGATACCAGCGATCATCGACCAGGTGTAGAGCAGCCCAAAGCCAAGGCCACTGACTCCCGGTGGAAAATTGACTGACCATGCAAGGGCAAACATGTAACCAACAGCATAGAGAGCTGCCATTACTGCAATATGAAAGGCGAAGTTATCAATATTCGCAGGGTGCGTGGTTGTGTTGGCACAATTTTCAGACTCGCCTTTGCCCATCATACCTTTACGCAGGGATTCAGGAAGGGTGGCAGCAGTTTTTTCAGAAATCCAGCCGTTTTTGATACCGCGGTTGGCAAGTGGAATACCAAAACAGATAGCGCAGAGAAAGCCCATGGCGCCGAAGGCGAGACCAACACTGCTGGCACCTACTATACCGTACTCACCTTCCCAGATGGTACCGAAGGCGTGAGCAGCGCCAGGGGACTGGGAAAATCCGGAGCCGATGAGGTAACCGAACCCTGTAAAGAAATCTCCACCAACAACCAGCCTGTACAGTTCGAATACAGTTTTACCGGTAAGGGACTGAATTGCGTATACCAGGCAGTAGATGAGTGCCATCCACAGAGCACCGCTACGTAGCCAACTCGTACCTTCATCACTGGTAGTGGATTTACTCTGCTGCATAAGGCCAATACCGACAAAACCAAAGGCAAAGAGATGGAAAACAAGAACGCCGAAGACGGAAGGAACGATAGTTATCCAGCCTTCTGCAGTAGGCATACCGATGAGTCCTGTGTTCATCAGGATGAAACCGATGATACCGCCAATCAGCGCTGATGGGATGAGCCCTTTTTGCAGGAAAGGGATTTTGGCACGTAAAAAGGCACCTAAAACTAGCAGAATACTGATCCAGATAAACGCACC of the Desulfosediminicola ganghwensis genome contains:
- a CDS encoding sodium/glutamate symporter, yielding MSATFYPYVGAFIWISILLVLGAFLRAKIPFLQKGLIPSALIGGIIGFILMNTGLIGMPTAEGWITIVPSVFGVLVFHLFAFGFVGIGLMQQSKSTTSDEGTSWLRSGALWMALIYCLVYAIQSLTGKTVFELYRLVVGGDFFTGFGYLIGSGFSQSPGAAHAFGTIWEGEYGIVGASSVGLAFGAMGFLCAICFGIPLANRGIKNGWISEKTAATLPESLRKGMMGKGESENCANTTTHPANIDNFAFHIAVMAALYAVGYMFALAWSVNFPPGVSGLGFGLLYTWSMIAGIITRKTLDKIGNIHILDPATTRRITSSTIDYMICAVFLGISMSDIQAILVPFIITVIVAGSLTYLAIMYFARRMPEYGFERGLAILGCYTGTVASGMLLLRIVDPEFKSPAAVELAIMNVFILPIIQIVYLNLPFVPSEGSMMLPIFVAYLILMPIALYTLRFVKQRIW
- a CDS encoding epoxide hydrolase family protein, which encodes MMKPFTIDIPQETLDNIRKKVADYSWHEMPDEAGWDYGTNLGYMKELCSYWLEEYDWKKQEAAINQFSHFKAPVDGIDMHFIVEKGSGDNPTPLLISHGWPGSFVESVEIIERLAHPERFGGDVADAFDVIVPSLPGFGFSGRPPRPYGPRKIAAVLNSLMVDVLGYQNYVAHGADWGSAISSWLGYDHGAHCDGIHICFPTMRHIDGPQTPEEEAWAHECETSPRVVLQDGYRTQQATKPQTLSYAMMDSPVGVAAWIVEKFHAWSDLENDDVESAHSKDGMLTNIMVYLATRSFNTSTWIYYGRREEGGRILGTKERPRVEVPTAAAMFPAESFPWPPRSYAERLYNITRWTKMPRGGHFSSLEEPELLLNDIVLFARTLR